The genomic stretch CGCCTGGGCATGGCGACGGTGGTGGCGCATGCGATCGAGTGCGGCGGGCAGGCGACCGGCGGGCTGTACGCGGCGGACTGGCAGGGCGTGGACGGGCTGGAGGACCTGGGTTATCCGATCGCCGAGGTGCGGGAGGACGGCACCGCGGTGCTGACCAAGACTCCGGGCACCGGTGGGCGGGTGGACATCGGCACGGTCAGCGAGCAGCTGGTCTACGAGATCCTGGACCCGGGCAATTATCTGACCGCCGACGTGACCGCCGACTTCACCAAGGTGCGGTTGGAGGAGGTGGGGCCGGACCGGGTGCTGATCACCGGCGGCACGGGCAAGCCCCGGCCGGACACGCTCAAGGTGAACATGGGCTACCGGGCGGGGTTCGTCGGGGAGATCGTGTTCACCTACAGCTGGCCCGACGCCCCGGCCAAGGCCCGGCGGGGCATCGAGTTCCTGAAGAACCGGCTGGCCGCGGCGGACTTCCAGTGCAGCGCCGAGATCGTCGAGTACCTGGGGCACACGTCGATGTTCGGCAGCCGGGTGCCCCCGCCGACCGATCCGGAGCTGCCCGAGGTCGTGGTGCGGTACGCGGCCCGCTGCCCGGACGCCGAGCAGGCGCGCAAGGTGTTCACCGAGAGCGTGCCGCTGTACAACAACGGCCCGGCCGGTGTCGCGGGGGTGGGCACCCGGCCGCCGCTGAAGGAGCTGTACGCGATCTGGTCGTGCCTGATCCCGCGCGAACACGTCACCCAGTCCGTCGAGCTGCTGGAGGTCTGACATGCGCGTGGTCGATCTCGCCCACGGGCGGTCGGGGGACAAGGGCGACATCTGCAACGTGGGACTGGTCGCCTACGACGACGCCGGCTACCAGATCCTGCTGCGGGAGGTCACCGAGCAGCGGGTGGCCGCGCACTACGGCGACCTGGTGACCGGCACGGTGACCCGGTATGAGCTGCCCGGCATCCGGTCGCTGAACTTCGTGCTCACCGGCGCCCTGGACGGCGGCGGCACCATGAGCCTGCGGTCGGATCACCTGGGCAAGGTGATGTACGCCTGGCTGCTGCGCATGGACATCCCCGGTGACGCGGCCGGTGACCCCGCCGGTGACTGATCCCGTCGTCAGCTCCCGGCGGGGCCCGCTGGCCGTGCTCACGCTCGACCGGCCAGAGGAGCGCAATCCGCTGGACCGGGACATGTCGGCGGCGCTGCTGGCGGCGATGGCCGACGCGATGGCCGACGACGAGGTCCGCGCGGTGGCGATCGCGGCGAACGGTCCGGCGTTCTGCGCCGGCGGCGACCTGCGGCAGATGAAGGAACTGCGGCAGATGCCCGCCGAGCAGGCCTACGCCTGGCCCGAGGACATCGTCGCCCTGCACAAGGCGGCGCTGGACGCACCCAAGCCGATGATCGCGCTGGTCGACGGCCCGGCCTACGCCGGCGGCATGGGGCTGGCCGGAATGTGCGACGTCCTGATCGCGACCGAGCGGGCGCGGTTCGCGATGCCCGAGATCCGCACCGGCCTGTTCCCGATGATCATCGTGGCCCACCTGGCACGGGCGGTGCCCCGCAAGCTGCTGCTGGACCTGATGCTCACCGGCCGGCCGCTCGACGCTGCCGAGGCCCACCGCGCCGGCTTCGTCAACCGCGTCTGCGCCGGCACCGACGAACTGTGGGCGGCCGCCGACGAGTACGCCGGCTGGTTCGCCCACACCAGCCCCCTCGCGGCGCGGCTGGGCCGCCGCGCGTTCACCCTGCTCGCCGATCTGCCGGCGAACCAGGCCCTGGACGCCGCCCAGTTCCTCAACCTGACCTTCTTCCTCGGCAGCGACCTCGCCGAGGGAGCGACCGCGTTCCTGGAGAAGCGGCCACCCGCCTGGGTCCACCCGGAGGAGAACGACAATGGCTGACGCATTCGTCGTGGGCGCGGTGCGCTCGCCGGTCGGGAAGCGCAACGGCGGGCTGTCGGGCGTGCATCCGGCGGATCTGGGGGCGCACGTGCTGCGGGCGCTGGTCGAGCGGGCCGGGGTGGACCCCGGCGAGGTCGACGACGTGCTGTGGGGCTGCGTCGGGCAGATGGGGCCGCAGGCGTCCAACATCGGGCGCACCACGGTGCTCTCGGCCGGGTTCCCGGAGTCGGTGCCGGCGGTGACGATCGACCGGCAGTGCGGCTCGTCGCAGCAGGCGCTGCACTTCGCCGCGCAGGCGGTGCTGGCCGGCGTGAGCGACCTGGTCGTGGCCGGTGGGGTCGAGGTGATGAGCCAGGTGCCGATCGGCTCGCCGACGACGGTCGGGCTCGAGCACGGCATGGCCCATCCGCGGGGCGGCACCGGCTGGGCGGACCGGTACGGGGATCAGGAGATCTCGCAGTTCCGCGGCGCGGAGCTGATCGCGCAGCGGTGGGACATCTCCCGCGAGGAGATGGAGGCCTACGCGCTGCGGAGCCACGCCCGGGCGCTGGCCGCGATCGACGGCGGGCTGTTCGCCGAGGAGATCGCCCCGGTCGGTGACCTGGTGCACGACGAGGGTCCGCGGCGGGGGACGACGCCGGAGAAGCTGGCGTCGCTGACGACGCTGCGCGAGGGCGGGCGGCTCACCGCGGCGCTGGCCAGTCAGGTGTCCGACGGCGCCGCGGCGCTGCTGGTCGCCTCCGGGGCGGCGGTGCGCCGGTTGAACCTGACGCCGATCGCGCGGGTGCACACCATGGTGGTCACCGGGTCGGATCCGGTGCTGATGCTGACCGGGCCGATCCCGGCGACCGAGCTGCTGCTCAAGCGCTCGGGGGTGGCGCTGGCCGACATCGGCGCGTTCGAGGTGAACGAGGCCTTCGCCAGCGTGCCGCTGGCCTGGCTGAAGGACACCGGCGCCGACCCCGAGCGCACCAACCCGCAGGGCGGGGCGATCGCGCTGGGGCACCCGCTGGGCGGCACCGGCGCCCGGCTGGCGACGACGCTGCTGCACCGGATGCGCCGCGAGGGCCTGCGCTACGGCCTGCAGACCATGTGCGAGGGCGGCGGCATGGCCAACGCCACGCTCTTTGAACTGGCGTGACCGCCCGGCAGGTGGCGGCTCCGACCGCGGTTCCCGTCCGGGGCCGAGGGCTGATCGCCTGCCTGTCCTTCGCCGCGCTCACCGGCTCGGTCGTCGCCGGGCTCGGCAACCCGATCATCGTCGAGGTCTCCGTCGAGCGGCAGGTGTCGCTGGCGGCGGCTCAGTGGACGCTGATCATCACGCTGCTCGTCGCCGTCGTCGCCACCCCGGTCGTCTCGCGGATCGCCGACGGCCGGCTGCGGCGGCAGGCGCTGGTCGCCTCCCTGCTCGTCGTCGCCCTGGGCTCCCTGATCGGCGCGGTCGTCCCCACCTTCGCCGGTCTGCTCACGGCCCGGGCGCTGCAGGGGCTCGGCTACGCCATGGTCCCGCTCACCGTCAGCATCGCCCGCGAGTGGCTGTCGGGGTCCGTCCTCGACCGGACCCTCGGCGTCCTGTCCACGAGCATCGCCGTCGGTGTCGGGTTCGCCAACCCCGTGGTGGGACTCTGCGTCCTGCTGGCCGACTACCGGCTGGCCTTCGTCGTCGCGTTCCTGGTCTCCGGTGCCGGGGCCGCCTGGGTCTGGCGGCGGGTGCCCGCCGCCGGTGCCGGCACTCGCCGGGTGCGCGTCGACGTGCTCGGCGGGGTGCTGCTCGGCGCCGGCCTGGCGGGAACGCTGCTGGCCATCGCCCGCGGCGACGCATGGGGCTGGACCTCACCCCTCGTGCTCACGCTGGCCACGGCCGGCGTCGTCCTGCTGGCCCTGTGGGTGCTGCGCTCCCTGCGCATCCCCTCCCCGCTGGTGGACCTGCGCCTGGCTTGCTCGCGCGGCGTGCTCGGCGTCAACCTGGCCGCGACGCTGCTCGGGGTCTGCGTCTTCGGCGGGGCGGCCTGCGTGATCCTGCTCGTGCAGCGCGACCCGGCCGACGGGGTCGGGTTCGGCTACTCCGTCTTCGTCACCGGCCTGCTGATGACGCCCATGGCGGTGGCCAGCCTGGTCTCGCCGCCGGTGGCCCGTGCGATCGCCCGCAGGGCGGGGGAGCGGGTGGTGCTGCCCCTGGGGTCCGCCGTCGCCGCCGGTGCCTTCGCCACCTTCGCCCTCCTGCACGACCGCACCTGGCACGTCGTCCTGACGATGGCCCTGATGGGCGTCGGCATCGGCATCTCCTACTCGGTGATGCCGGTGCTGATCGTCGCCCGCACGCCCCCCGGGCGCACCGCCAGCGCCACGGGCGTCAACCAGGTGCTGCGGCTGCTGGGCGGCAGCGTCGGCGCCGCCTGCGTCGCCGCCGTCCTCGCCGCGCACACACCCGCGGCCGGTGGCCAGCCCGCGGAGTCGGGCTACGTGACCGCTGTGCTGGTCGTCGCGGCGGTCGGGCTGCTGTCCGCCGTGTCCGGCTGGGTGCTGGTCCCGCCGGTCCGGCGGCGGGCCGAGGAGGGACGACCCGAGCACCGTCCGCTGGTCGTCGATTCGTGA from Blastococcus sp. PRF04-17 encodes the following:
- a CDS encoding acyclic terpene utilization AtuA family protein, with amino-acid sequence MTSDRIVKLGAGMAFWGDRVQPAAEMIERADIDYLCCDHLAELTMSILAKQRAKNPEAGYTRDLIDLLRGALPVAVRKGVKIISNAGGANPRAAGERVLELCKELGLSGVRVAVVTGDDIEADIDRLMDDGVSFTNLDTGAELVTVRERLTHAAVYTGSEGIVEALGLGADVVICGRVTDIALYLGPLIHEFGWASDDWPRLGMATVVAHAIECGGQATGGLYAADWQGVDGLEDLGYPIAEVREDGTAVLTKTPGTGGRVDIGTVSEQLVYEILDPGNYLTADVTADFTKVRLEEVGPDRVLITGGTGKPRPDTLKVNMGYRAGFVGEIVFTYSWPDAPAKARRGIEFLKNRLAAADFQCSAEIVEYLGHTSMFGSRVPPPTDPELPEVVVRYAARCPDAEQARKVFTESVPLYNNGPAGVAGVGTRPPLKELYAIWSCLIPREHVTQSVELLEV
- a CDS encoding AtuA-related protein, which translates into the protein MRVVDLAHGRSGDKGDICNVGLVAYDDAGYQILLREVTEQRVAAHYGDLVTGTVTRYELPGIRSLNFVLTGALDGGGTMSLRSDHLGKVMYAWLLRMDIPGDAAGDPAGD
- a CDS encoding enoyl-CoA hydratase/isomerase family protein, whose translation is MTDPVVSSRRGPLAVLTLDRPEERNPLDRDMSAALLAAMADAMADDEVRAVAIAANGPAFCAGGDLRQMKELRQMPAEQAYAWPEDIVALHKAALDAPKPMIALVDGPAYAGGMGLAGMCDVLIATERARFAMPEIRTGLFPMIIVAHLARAVPRKLLLDLMLTGRPLDAAEAHRAGFVNRVCAGTDELWAAADEYAGWFAHTSPLAARLGRRAFTLLADLPANQALDAAQFLNLTFFLGSDLAEGATAFLEKRPPAWVHPEENDNG
- a CDS encoding acetyl-CoA C-acetyltransferase, whose translation is MADAFVVGAVRSPVGKRNGGLSGVHPADLGAHVLRALVERAGVDPGEVDDVLWGCVGQMGPQASNIGRTTVLSAGFPESVPAVTIDRQCGSSQQALHFAAQAVLAGVSDLVVAGGVEVMSQVPIGSPTTVGLEHGMAHPRGGTGWADRYGDQEISQFRGAELIAQRWDISREEMEAYALRSHARALAAIDGGLFAEEIAPVGDLVHDEGPRRGTTPEKLASLTTLREGGRLTAALASQVSDGAAALLVASGAAVRRLNLTPIARVHTMVVTGSDPVLMLTGPIPATELLLKRSGVALADIGAFEVNEAFASVPLAWLKDTGADPERTNPQGGAIALGHPLGGTGARLATTLLHRMRREGLRYGLQTMCEGGGMANATLFELA
- a CDS encoding MFS transporter, whose product is MTARQVAAPTAVPVRGRGLIACLSFAALTGSVVAGLGNPIIVEVSVERQVSLAAAQWTLIITLLVAVVATPVVSRIADGRLRRQALVASLLVVALGSLIGAVVPTFAGLLTARALQGLGYAMVPLTVSIAREWLSGSVLDRTLGVLSTSIAVGVGFANPVVGLCVLLADYRLAFVVAFLVSGAGAAWVWRRVPAAGAGTRRVRVDVLGGVLLGAGLAGTLLAIARGDAWGWTSPLVLTLATAGVVLLALWVLRSLRIPSPLVDLRLACSRGVLGVNLAATLLGVCVFGGAACVILLVQRDPADGVGFGYSVFVTGLLMTPMAVASLVSPPVARAIARRAGERVVLPLGSAVAAGAFATFALLHDRTWHVVLTMALMGVGIGISYSVMPVLIVARTPPGRTASATGVNQVLRLLGGSVGAACVAAVLAAHTPAAGGQPAESGYVTAVLVVAAVGLLSAVSGWVLVPPVRRRAEEGRPEHRPLVVDS